In Apteryx mantelli isolate bAptMan1 chromosome 8, bAptMan1.hap1, whole genome shotgun sequence, the genomic window TTATGATTTGAACCAGAGCTACAGGGACCATACTAGAGCCTCCTCACGCTTTGTACCGTACCCTTTCACTGCAGGCTGTGCATCAGAGGAGCACAGAGTAACAGCAAGGTCACCTCCTTGTCTTAGCACCTTTTGCAGAAAGGATTTGCTGGAGCAATGTCCATGCAGAGCAAGAGGAGGTCTTAAAGATGCCTTTCACCCTTACAGGGAGATGATTGTGTTTGAGGAAGGGAACCTTGCATGAGAGTGTAGGGCACACCAGCCTGTGTTTGCCAGAGGAGAGCTCTTTAGGTCGTGCTAAGTTGCATTCGGACTGTTCCCTGCTGTTTCAGAGAGCTGTATGAGCTACGAGAACATGACCACAAGGTGACCAGAGAAGCAGAACAAGCTCAACAGGAGCTCACTGCAGCTGTGCAGGAGGCTGAGATGAATGCAAAGTAAGTTGCTCTCAAAGTTGAGGTTGCTGAAGTATGCTGGTATCATTCTCTTGGGATTGTCCGGAAGGAGATACAAGGACTGATTGCCTTCTGGGGAAGGCAGCTTGGCTGTTTGACAAATGCAGTTATTCTGCTATTTATTAGTTTTGCtatttagttattttattttctatttatattaTAACTTGCTATTtagttattttattaatttatcctAAATTCCTCAAAGGGGTGTTCAACAAAACGTTTATATTTTTAAGCCACAGAAGTTGCATTTGTTGCTCAGGTGTTGGTATTCCCATTCCTTCATGTTTGCAGCAGGTAGCTTCACAGTCTGGTAGCACCTGCTGGTCTCAACTTTCAGGGGCCTGTGGACACCTTCACATCATATTTCAGAAATGGAGGATTTAGGTGGTTGGTATCAGAGCTCTGCTGAGTGCTGAGGCACTGGTGACTTACACAACTCTTGTCATGAAGAAAGCAGCTAGTCTAAGCCCAGCAGAGATTTGTATCCATGCCAGTTGGAAATTCACGGTGGGAATATCAACAGAAAGGTGTTGTAGGGGTTCAGGGAAAAAGAACCCTGAATTCACAGGCTGGTGTGGGAGGTGgctgaggaaggaaggagggagaggaagtgTCTAAGAAATGCTTTGGGAATTGGGAGAAAGACAGTAAACCCCATTAAGAAAGGGGTGTGCACATATTTCGTTGTCTTTCTCTTCTTGTAGCCTTGTGGAAGAGTATCGCGAGTTATATGAGCTACAGAGAACCAGGCTGGAAGAGCAGATTCTCCTGCTAAGCCAAGAGAGAGACATTTGGAGCTCAGCTGCGTATGACCTGGCGCTGAAGGTAGGTGCAGGAGATCAGGCATACACTGCAAGACATAAACTGTCATAACTAGCAGCCTTCTTCCAAGGGACGGTTTCATCCTAAAGCACGTTTTTATTTAGTGCTATTGGGCACTAGCATATCTCATACCTGCTCTGACGTCATTTTCTGAAGTCTGTTGTATTTCACATGTTTTTGCATGGAAATCAGTTGATTCACACAGCATTTTTGGCACAGATCTCTAGGACCTGTGCGGGAAGAACTTCTGTGAAATTAGTGTTTCTGTTCAGAAATGATTTGGCTAAAAAGTTTCCTGATTTCCTTATAATTTAGAATATCCTAGCCAGATTCCTTGGACTTCCTCACAAAATATCGTTCTGAGTTAACACTGTGCTTCCTTGTTTGTGTGTGTCCCTTGTTTGTGATCTTTTACTTTATCCCCTTCAAGTTGAAAATCCGATACCAGAACTTTTGGGGCTTCCTGGGAGATAAGTATATTTGCAAGGAAAGGGGACTCAGCTGCTTGAGTTCCATTTCTTCGATAATAAAGCTCCCATGTTACTATCGGGGTGGTATCATCCTGCAATGCCCCTCCTTTCCAAAGAGTACAGTACAAAtaataaatgtttctttcagGTGATAGATGGAAACCAGCTCATACTGGCTCGCAGGCTCTATGTTAGTGAAAAGACACTGACCAAAGTTCTCAAACATTTCGTAGTCCTCTTGGCATCACAGGTAGGAACCTATCTGCGATGGGTAACTGCTCCAAGTGTTTGCATGTGTGAAGGTTTATGTAACTCCCTGGATCTCAGTGCAGTGTTCAGTACTCTGGCTGTGATTTGAGCTTTCAAATCTTGGTCTAGTTTCAAATGCGCATTAAGATTTGaatcagttttctctttcttcctgcttcttTCCTCCATGCCCtacattcttcctgatgcttttattcctttatttCCCCTTTTCGGCCTTCTCTGTTCCATATCCATAAAACCAAAACAGATCAATACTAGTGTAATTTTGGCCCCAAGGTGCGGGGCTGTGCGGTCTCCACATAGCATACGGGCAGCAAGAAGTCAGGCACCTGGTTCTGGCTTGCCCTGGGAGGGTCAGGCACCCTCGAGTCATGCCCAGGGGTTTGTGAGGGCTGCGCTGTGCTGTGGAGTTACAGAAATTTCCCAACTTCCAGATCTCCCACATATGTATGTCTCAAAATAGCTTGGGCAAAGGGAGAATTCCTTCAACTCGTATCAAACTGATCATGACAACATTTCCTTTTCCCACTCTCCTACCTGGTGCCTGCAGGACACAAGAGACCTTGCTGATCTGCAGGAGGAGACCGAGCAGTTCAGACAAATGCTGGGTTACATCAGAGCAGAAATAGACTGCTGTGAGGAGTCCAGCAAGGAAAAACTGCACCTTGTCCGCCGAGGCCTCACCAGGTGGCTTCAGTACTTCCAGGACGATATCTTGTGAGTGGCGCAGAAGGGCTGGGTGGCAGCAGCTAGTTCCCTCCACTTTTGCTTTGTGGCAGCAGGTCTCACCAGCCCAGTGCAAAGGCTGCCCTGACTTTGACTGTAAGGGGCAGGGTGATTTGGTGTGGTCCACGATTTGCGTGTCCCTCACTGCTCTACTTTTGTTTGACACATTTTGATAATCAGGTCCCTAAAGATATTGGTACCTCCAAAATGATGCTGGAAGATCATGGTTGAATTTGGTGGGGAGGTTGCTGCTGACTCCAGTGAAGAAAGGATTTTACCCTCTGTGAACCAGAGTTTCCTTTCTGAGTATTCTTTTTCCTATGATTGTCATGACAGAATTTTTCTATTTAGTTTGGTTAATTTTAACCTGAATGCACATGTGTTAATGCTTCTAATAGTGTCTCATTTTGTCCATAGTGTTCTAAGAGTCTTGAAATTTCAAACCCAAGGTCTCTTTGTATGTTAACATAATTATATTTTTGCAGGCTTTTTGTTCGTACATTGCCATATGttaaatacagtaaaatataACTGCAGACATGTTGTTTGATATTTCATTCATGGACTTAATAAAGGTTCAATTTTCAGCATTTGCTTGAATTagattttcttctctgctgaAAGTAACATTTTCTTAACTGACAGCCAGTGATTTTGTGATGTTGAGTGAGAACAAAAATCTGGGTAGAGCCTCCTGTTTTCTACTTCTGTTTCAAGTTACTATTTATATCTCAAACTTGGTATGCATAGAGTATATCTTCACTTTTGGCTTTACATCAGCTACTGAAGGATTCTCTTTCATCTCTCATCCCTTTCTTATCTCTTTGCTTTAGTTCCTCTCCGATGAAGGAAGAGCTATTGGATGAAATGCTACAAGATATCAAGAACTTGGAAAATGTAAGATTTTGGGGGTTGGCCATATTATTGAATGATATCTGCTCAGCAAATTACCACTTGTCAGCTGAGCCGCAGTGAGTATCTGTGCCCCTCACAAATGTGAGGGAAAACATATCAGCTTAAATTTTTTGTTCTGAAGCTTAAGCTAAGAGTCTACACATGCAAAGTTATAATGAACTGATACCATAGCTCAGCTGAAGCATTAAGCTTAGTCATCCACCTGAGCACCATCTGACTGACAGCTCTGGTGACTGATAAATGATATTAATCCGTAGAAGCACTCAGACAGAATTGTCACCCTCGTGGAGTAAGTTTCCAATTTATTGTGCTATTTGCTTGGACTGTGACATCTTTGTGCTCATGGATCCTTGTACTTCTTACCTGTTTCCACTGCCTCTCTGTTGCAGCTAAGAGGTGGCCCAACTTTTGGGGGCATGGCaagcttgctgcttttctttcaggTGCTAAGTGAAAACCTGCAGCAGTATGAAGGGGAGGCGTACCTAACAAAAATGGAAAGTCTGCAGAACGTTTCCAGTCTACAGGAACACTGGACAAAGCGAGGACACAAGGTGCTGAATCGACACCGGGACTTCAACGGAGCGTTGCCTCCAGAGCATGCCGCCATGGCAGAAATAAAGCAAAGAGCATGTGAACTCTGCCGACAATATCAAATAAGGATAAGTGGGGATAATGGTAAGAAATGACTGGTTTTGCAGTTCAGTCTTTCCTCAGGTATGCCAGGAAAGTACTGCGTAATAAAGAACCAGTTGATGTAATCTGTTTTGACTTTTTCCTTAAAGCCAAAGTGTGACCCTCAGATATGTGCTGGGAATGAAGAGAGTTCAAGGGTTCTACTCTGAAGAAATTTGACTCTCAATCGCACATAAAAAGCATATTTGAAATTTGAAATGCTGTACAGTGCAATCAAAAAGCAATGCAATACAGATGCAATGTGGGGAAGTTGTGTGTCACATTCAGAAGGAATTTGTGCAGCCTGTGATTATGTGGTTAATgtgtggaaaagaaaagaaatgtaaaaggaaAGAATAGAGGTTTAGATTTGAAACTAAAATGTTGCTTTGTAGATCATTAACCAGAAAACACTGTCTTAGAGCAGAATACTTCTTTTATTACCATATCACTAATACAGAGTTATCTTAATCTAGATACTGAATTATCCTGATAATacataaataaacaaatgttttcatAGCTGATATAAAGTTATCTTGTTCTGTATAAGATAACAAACATTTATTGGGTAATTTGCAACTAACCTTCTCAACCTTTGCCTTTGAAAGGCCTTGACACATTTCTGATTTCAGAATCgttttctctgttttctaatCATCTTATTTCCTTTTAGCAAACTAAAGCTAAACTGAACATGTGTTGTCTAGAACTGCTACTCATATTTGCTAAGCTGCTTATCAAATTGTCATCTTATTCTACCACTTAAAGCTatcctgtgctttttttctgtgttatctTATGCTGGGTATTGTATTTAGGCTCACTAAAGGAGCTGAGATGGAATGATAAGTCTGTCCATCATATGAGACTGCCAAAGGAAGTACAGTCCCAGTAGCTCTCATTAGAAAatgggagaaagaagaaacaggaacATGACAGGTCAGATACCAGTATAGCAAAAAATTAACAGCAGATTGTCAGAAATCTTGATATTTTGTGGTGATCAAAGGGCCAGGCAGTACAGTGCAGGCATCTTATCCTACATCACCTCAGTCAGTGAAGTCTAGAAAAAGGGATTTTAGCTTATTTTAACAAGAACTTTGGGAACTGGACCACAGCGAAAGTATTCTCTTGATCCATACAGGGTAGCATATTTTGAACGGCTTGGACTCATTGCTGTGTTGTAGTTTAACTGCCTCTTAGTAGGAAAGGCAAGGTATCCCTTCTGTTTAGGTTTCAGCTATGATAAAAGCTTGTGAAAATTAGAGGCAGAGGGTAGCCTCTTCCGCTTCTTACCAGTCTGGACTTCTCAGCCGTGCTTCGTCATGTTGCACGTCTCCGGATCCAGAGCGGAGGTTAACCACTTCTACCCTGCAGCAGtgcagtggggaaactgaggcatgcatCACCTTCATTAAAATATTATGGAAATTGCCCTCTCCTCTATGGACATAACATAATGCCTGTGCCACAAGATGTCCCGGAGGCCAGGGCTTTAGCAGGATTTAAAGAAAGTTTAAGCATTGTGTGTGGATATCGAGAGCAACTGTTGTTACATTTCGAGTGTACTTTACCAACAAACAGAGGGTATCCATCAGCGTATGCCAGATGGGTGAGCAGGTAATTTATGCCTTTCCCCAGGCATTTTGCAAATCTGTGTACTATATCACCTCAGGCTAAGTGTATTTGAAGAATTGCATTGTAACTGCAGAgcattttttaaagagatttataTTAAGCCGTCACATCCATTTATGCAACCAGAGAGCCAAATCTGCCAAGGCAAGAAGTCAGGGCTTTGAATCAAGCCCATTTTGTTTCAGCTTGCTTTAAATTCAGTGCTTGTTAAACAGTTCATTCTTAGTATAAGTCTAGGCAGTTCCTGCATAGGCTGTTCCTCCCTCTTAACATAGTGTTTTGAATTGAGCTTTGGTTTTGTTGGCTGAAAGTATGTAATTAAAGGTTCCTATTTTCTTCCCCTCCAGGCACAGTTAAATTTTTGACAGGCTTGGTGAGAAGTATGAAAGATTGGTTAGTTAGGGTGCAAAAGCTGAAGCGAGGTTGTGGCATGCATGAATCTGAGCTGCAGGCCTTTCGTCACCTGCTTCCCGCATGGTTGGCCCAGGTGGACACAGTGATGAGCTTCATAGGCTCTGGCCAGTTGCGTGAAGACGAGAACGACAAGAAACCACATCTCCCGTAAGGATAAGATGATTTATTGTGTCTGGGCTGGCCTTGCACAGTAAACTACTCgtgttaaaaaagcaaaatgctcttTTGTGGGGAACCCAGCAAAGGAGGCTGGCAGTGGGATACAAATGATCAGTCAAGCTGTTAAAATGATCAGTGGCTGCCTTTTATTTGCTTTGATTTGGCAATATGTGTGGAAACAGTTGGTGGCTACAGTATTGTTCCTGGAACATCACTGTCTTCCTCAGAACTGCCACCTGCTTGGCatgtgaaggaaaaaacaaatatgtGATTCATTTACAGTTAGATTTGTTGGGGGGATAGTCCACCTTGTGGTGCTCCATTGTCTTTGGTAGTGCTTTATTTGCAGAGCACATATGTAATGTATACATAGGAGGTTACTTGCAAATGACAAGTTTGAGCACAATTATAGCATTAACAAAATTGCATGTTTCATGTTCCCAGTATGTAGCACACTAAATGTGTAGTTTTCCTTGAGCTGGGAAGCAAAAGGTGTCTTTGAGACAAGAGCTCCTCAGGTTTGGTGCACTAGAGGTCACATTGTTTCTGTatctgtggttttttgttttgttttttttcagagtgGTACCCGGAGAAGTGTTTAAGATGATTCAGCAATGGATTCTGTCCATGAATAATGAGATTGAGAAGAACATCATGCATCTTAACCAAGAAGTAAGTGCAAGCCTGAAACGGCTAGGGATGTGAGCACTGTATCTAGTATTCACTCTTTCCTTTAATTTTCCTCTGTTCAGAGCACAGTTGTGAGGATAcctcttttctgctttgacaTCTTCGAGTTGAGAATTGTGGCTTTCCTCTTCCAGCCAAAGGAGCATAAAAGGACCCCTCTAATAAACTTGGTGTGCTGCTGCTTATATACCTGGAAGGTCTTCTATTTAGTACAtgaatataaactttttttttcaatctttacCAAGCATTTCCTCTGGAATATATTGCTATTTCCTGTTCAGAGAGCTGTTTTAGCTGCTAgatctctctcttcccctgcccCCAGGATTGTAGAATGGAAGCTTTTACTGAGTATTTTTTTAAGTGTCCTATCAGTGAGGTGTGTGATTTTTTTGGGATGCAGCTGAATTTTGCATAATCAGCTTATGATCTTAAAGAAGAACTGGAAGAAGGTTGGATCCGTAGTAGGAAAAGATGTTTTGGCAGTGGGAaggaaaatgggagaaaaatatGGTAAATGCAAATGTTTCTGTCTTTAGGTTAGATAACAAATGGAATTAGTTTGGACATTGAAGTGTGTGAAATGTTTACTGACTTCCAAACCCTTGGTAAGACCAGTCATTTATGACTGATTtagatttgctttgttttgtgcagGTGACTGAACTGCACAGAAACCTGACGCTGTGGCTGGTGAATTTGCTGAGATACATGGTCCCAGACCGTTCGTGCTGTGAGTGTCCCCAACGGAAGGATGATGCTATGGAAGAGGAGCTCAGATTTCTGAGTGCTCATAAGCTAGAGGAAAAAGCTGAAGAGCTGGTTGCCAAGAGCAGCAGAATCTCTAGTTATATAATCAGGTATTAATGGAGGTTTTTAATTTCATCAAAGGGGTTTTCTCTAGGGAAAAGGTGTGGTGCGTTGAGAGATTCATCATGGTAAAAGGTCCCATCAATTTCCAGGAAAGTGAGAGGGGTTGGATAAAAAAGGGGTTCCAAATTTGGTTTTCCTTAAATCCTCTCCCAGGTCCTAAATGTGCCTTCTTACTGGGAAAATGCCTAGAGGACTTGCTGCCTATGTCTGCCTAGCACTGTATTTCTGTCCTTAGAGACTGTGATGATGTTACAGACTCAGGGTTATGACTTCACTTGCAAAGACAAGAGGTAGCTGAGGTTGGGCACATCTAAAGGGAATGGCTGTCCCTTATTTATTCCTAGTTCTGATGTAAAACATGCTGGCATCTGTGATTGCAAGGGCTTTGCCCACACTGTGGAGGATGACCTCCCGAGGTCGTAAAGGCAGTGCAGGACCCCGGAGCACAGCCTCTACCTTATTTAGGAGCAGCGCTCACATGTCTTCCATGGGTTAGTAAAGCACAGGCACAGACAGGCTGTCTGGGAGGTCACCATGTGAGCGGGGTGGGTGAGGACAGCTCTTCTTGAGACTTCTCTTGTGCCAAGGTCTGGAGGCAGCCCATGGGTCTTGTTGAGAGCCACAGGATCCTGACTGAAGAGAATAGAGCATTTGAGGGCATGGCTGCAGGGCTGATGGCATTCTgcatctctgcagctgctgccaggAGATTGTCAGCACCATCCTTTGGAAGAAACACTCAGAGACGGATTTAGAAGATGATTTGGAGCTGCAGGAGCTGAATAAGATCAAGGTGATAGGTGCCTGCATTTCCAGCTGTCCAGGTCTGGGGTAGACCAGACTGCATTTGTGAAAGGTAGAGAAGGCATTTGTGAAAGGtagagaaaaatatatgtaaCTGCTTCAAGAAGGAGGAAAACCCCTGCTGCTCCTATGCATTCCTCCAGTCCTCCAAGTTTCCTACTAACTctgcagctctggagagcccagaaTTTTGATGAACTTGGGTTGcattttgttatattttcctTTCCATGTCAGGGTACATAATTAAAGACTCTTCTGTTAATTTATTATATGAATAGCAGTAGATTCAGCTCTGATTTAAAGCTTGTCAGAGCCATGTATGTCTAGACTCAAGTGGTACTTGAGAGTTCCTGGATGTGCTTAATGTAATATACCCTTAAACAGCCTTGTGCAGGCAGCTGGCCTGTCTGCCTGTTTCTTATTCTACATATTCTTGCATCTGTACGGTGTATAGAAAGATAACTTGCTGTTACTCAAAGTATACGTTAATGACAGTGTCTTGTTCTAGAGCACCTGGGGGATCATGGCAGCATATATCTTATCTTCCATCTTCCTTCTGTAATTGCTACCACAATCATCTCCAGTGCTTAGCTGAGCTTTGCCTATACTTTAGGAATGTGAGATGTAGACCCTTCCCAAAGCCCAAGGAGCTTGAGCACAGGACAGATACCTTATTTTCCTTAAAGCAATGTTGATTCCTTTGCAGAAATTAAATACTTTTCCACAATGATTCTGTTCTGTGTTAGCTTAGTGGGTGAAAAAATAATACTTGGGATTTACACTCATTTCTTCCCCCACAGGGTAGGGCAGTGGTCTGACTGAGATCATCCTCAGGGCTGGCCTGAGGAAGAGCTTGTTGAATGAATTAATTGGTGTGAGTGATTAGCTAGTGACAGATGCCATGTCTGAAAGCTTGGAGAAATGTGTCTTCCTCTGTAGGGTGAGGATGCAAGGGTCCAGGTTGGTCTTGAAGCAGATAAAGACAGAAGGATGAAGTTATTTAACCAAACGAATGAATATGATCACAGATACTTTTCCTACTGAATTATCCTCCTTTTCTCTTATGTCTTCCCAGATTGAGTGCTGTAACTGGATTCAAGCATGTAGTCTCATCCTTTCGGAGATCAAGGGCACTCCAGTCTCCTTTCTGAGttcagaagaactgaaaaaacTCTTTGGGTCAGAGGTATATAAGACTGCATTTGCTATTCTAGGTTGAACCGTTTTGAATGAAGACCTGTTTCAAAAATTTTTCTTAAAGAAGCAGCTACAGttcagttttggggggggggggaggggagtgggTAGCATgtggaagagaaggtgaaagactGGTTAGCTTTGCCTGGGTTATCTGGATGGACAAAGGGAGCCTGCTACTAACCAGAGCCTTATGGTGCCTTACAGGTGTTGCAACTGAAGCTTAACATTAAGGACACTGTCATTTCTTCATCTCAGGAAGGGTTTGAAGCTGAGGACATCAGCAGTGATAAGAAACCCATAATAGAGGAAGAAACATTAGAAGTAAGGAAAAAATTGCTATTATGCAGGTGACTGTAGTAGCTGCAGTAAGTTGCTTTCCATCAGGGCCTTTTTAGTTATTGCTCACTGTATGCTGCGTGAAGCAGGCCGCTACAGCCAGCCTGAGCCAGTGTTATTTCTCCTATTTCTTGTTCATTTTCTccctcagcagcagccagggGCTGGCACTGATTTCCTGACTGAAGGCAATGAAGCAACTGCAGATATGATCAGATATGTAGGACATGACTTCAACATCCACCTGAAGTCCCTGAAGTCAGACATCACTTCAGTCACGGGGGTAGGCACCTCTATCACACCAGTGGTTTTAGCCTGCGGGcagagagctggagctggagtttAGCTGCCTAGTCAGAGTCTTTCAGCAGACCCTGCTTAATGCTTGTGTCAGACCCTGCTGGGGCAGTGCAAGATGCTGGTGTATTTGATTCTTCTCTTAAATATTCATTGGCACAGCTACCACTGCTTCAGTTGGTCTGCCTGACCCATGCATTACTGCCCTGTGCCATGGCCCCAGGGCTTCCATGGGACCAGTGGTGAGCAGAGTGTGTAGTTTGGGTCAGGACTATCAACAGAGATTGGGTGAGGGCCAGCAGCACTTCCAGGGATGGTGAAAGTGATACGGTGGCTGGGCATGTTGGAGGGGAGTTAAAGAGGGATCAGGGATTCAGGGAGGTCCCAGAGCAACAGGCAAGCAAGAAGTTCAGGTTGTTTTGGCCAGCTGTGCCTGCTCGATCTCTGTTTGCTCCATGTCTTTGGGATGGTATTCTTTGGAAGAGGAGGCCAGGCTAAAGACCGCTTTTAGTTAAGTTGGTCTCCAGTCAGAAGTCACAGGGCCTGCCTTTTGCAACTGCTCCATAGCTGGTTAGTCATCCGGAGGAGGACCAAGGCCTACAGGAGTTGTGGATCTTTAGCTAACTGTCACCGGATGGTCCCGGTCCTCAAGCGTGCTGTATTGGCAGGGAGCTGAGCATGCACTATGCTTTATGCTCTACAGGTGGAAATCACAACCCTCCAAAGCTTAGAAGAGGAGCCTTTTAACAGTTAAATTTCCACAGAAATCCTGGTTGCCTGCTTCAGATGAAGCACACTAAGTATCTTGTGCCTTGTTGGCCCCTTTGAGGAGCTGCTTCCTTCTGTTCTCTGAACCTCTTTTATTTGGTTTCTTGACTCCTGATCAGGCTGCAGCCATCTCTGACTTCTAAAACCCAATGAATGCACTGGCAACCTAGAACTATTAGCCAGTGAGACATTCATGTCCGAAGCGGAAAAGCATATAAGTATTATTAACGCCAAGATATGAGCAGATCCAATCAAAATGAAGTCCTTGAACTAGCCCCTGTTTTTACATGCTATACTGACACTGAGCTTTTGTCTGTGTTGCAACTGTGCACCAGAACCAAACCAGGCACATGTTGCAGATGAAACACACTGTTGTTGGTTTCATGTTCACTTATGGAAGGTTTTGCTCTTTCCAACCAGAGGGAGATGACTGCCACCAAATCGTCAACCTCCTTTTCTCAGAAAGAGTTTGAAACCTTGGCAATGGTGGAACATCTGCAAGCGCGGCTCCTGTGAGTACCAGTCCTGTACTGGAGGCATGAGCAGGGCAGGGTTTCATCCCAGGCAAGTGGCTCCTCTGGTCTCTGAGATTCTGCTTCATCCATCTCTGCTGGCTTCATTAtggtttccttctcttctcattgTCTTGAGCCATTCATTGTGATTTATGTTAGCTGAAGATATGGCCTATTTTAGGATTGGAGTTGTCCCTTATCTGTGTGCAGATTATTTGCTCTATGGAGCAACAGAGATATTCAGGATGGTTTTGTGCAAGATGTCGTAATTGGTCAGGTCCTGTTAGCACTTGCAGGGTGCTCTGTGATTGCAGCTGAGTGCTTCCCG contains:
- the AXDND1 gene encoding LOW QUALITY PROTEIN: axonemal dynein light chain domain-containing protein 1 (The sequence of the model RefSeq protein was modified relative to this genomic sequence to represent the inferred CDS: substituted 2 bases at 2 genomic stop codons) → MEELRAAFPELRGTSRMLDHIRPVSSLEYSFVPEEIFRSLTSAAGSLSSPEHLRSLQTTRNAVGFKGCLQTPDGLWHYPNRRNKFRHLTDHPVSLTGAGRDVSYLCDIVAGPEDTKPGTSRSSFSKSGQEQRRSGGATSGLAPASLAESLVPEEFHIVKNRGVLPLKCFDDKYTTLLEDSEKKLXLFPSMKPSGRLEVVQLMEAMDSMLEKAGVDNKLIGITGPSQLHNVLELMKAEQNIYNIVFHELIWQVSVDCVERGQLLSKLRQRYVSLLERIPQQMKTLYREMMAQRLLDRHITEELFYFKESVAQLTGELYELREHDHKVTREAEQAQQELTAAVQEAEMNANLVEEYRELYELQRTRLEEQILLLSQERDIWSSAAYDLALKVIDGNQLILARRLYVSEKTLTKVLKHFVVLLASQDTRDLADLQEETEQFRQMLGYIRAEIDCCEESSKEKLHLVRRGLTRWLQYFQDDIFSSPMKEELLDEMLQDIKNLENVLSENLQQYEGEAYLTKMESLQNVSSLQEHWTKRGHKVLNRHRDFNGALPPEHAAMAEIKQRACELCRQYQIRISGDNGTVKFLTGLVRSMKDWLVRVQKLKRGCGMHESELQAFRHLLPAWLAQVDTVMSFIGSGQLREDENDKKPHLPVVPGEVFKMIQQWILSMNNEIEKNIMHLNQEVTELHRNLTLWLVNLLRYMVPDRSCCECPQRKDDAMEEELRFLSAHKLEEKAEELVAKSSRISSYIISCCQEIVSTILWKKHSETDLEDDLELQELNKIKIECCNWIQACSLILSEIKGTPVSFLSSEELKKLFGSEVYKTAFAILGXTVLNEDLFQKFFLKKQLQFSFGGGGRGVEPYGALQVLQLKLNIKDTVISSSQEGFEAEDISSDKKPIIEEETLEVRKKLAFLQQPGAGTDFLTEGNEATADMIRYVGHDFNIHLKSLKSDITSVTGREMTATKSSTSFSQKEFETLAMVEHLQARLLETEIRAQNAEERSDGLEEKLEEALERIQELEKELEKEHKSVPEATSKQGQEKVFQERVSEALAHSTSPKASTSGRSKKPRKTKH